The region TACTATTGGGGCCTAACAGGCGCATTTTATGGAGGCGGGCGCTGTCTTTCATTTGCTTGAGTTGTTCGGCCGAGGTGCCGGCGGCAAGAATAATTACCGCTCGGCAGCCCTTAAGACCCAATTGCTCGATAATCTCGACGTTTTGAGCTGCGGGCGTACAGACAATTGCTAAGTCAGGAGTGCACGGCAGGCTAGTAATATCCGGATATGCCATTACCCCAGCCACCGCTTCATACTTAGGGTTAACCGGCATAATGGGGCCGCTGAAATTACCCGCCAGCAAGTTTTTCATCACCAGCTTGCCTGCGCCGTTATCTCGATGTGAAGCACCAATTACGGCTATGCTAGCGGGGCTAAATAGGGCATCGAGTCCTTGCAGCGGCATGGGAAGTTCCTTGTGGTAGAGATAATGTAAGCGAGGTAAGGCAGTTAGTTACCTAGCGAGTATGGCGATATAAATAACTATACCACTACAGGGCCACTCCAGGCTGAGCTTAAGATTTGTAGCATTTGGCCTATGCCTGCTGTTAAAGATGTGAACTTGAGAGGTATAAGATGGATCCTTGGTTGCTCTTTATTCCCGCTTGCTTGGCGTTGAACTTAACACCGGGCCCAGATATTTTCTTTGTGCTATCGCAAGCCTTTAGCGAACGACGCTATGCAGGCTTGTGGGCGGCGCTCGGCTTGGGATTGTCCTATCTCGGGCACACCTTATTAGCCGTGGTAGGACTCTCAGCGCTGATCATGCAATCAGCCATTATCTTTAGCGTGATTAAATATCTTGGCGCAGCCTACTTGCTCTATTTGGGCTGGATGAGCTTGCGCACAGCTTCGGCGTTTCATCTGCCGCAGGCACAAAGTAGCGGCAACCGGCGACAAATTTTTTATCGCGGCTTAATGGTCGGTTTGCTCAACCCTAAAGTGATACTGTTTTTTCTGGCCTTTCTGCCGCAGTTTATTCGTCCAGAGTCGGGCTCCGTACCCATGCAATTACTGGCATTAGGCGTGGTGTTTACCCTGACCGCCACCCTGTGTAATGGCGCTTACGGTTTACTTGGGCAGCAATTAAAACGCGGCTTACAGGGGCAAAAACGTGCGTCCGTGATGATGAATCGACTGTCCGGTATTATTATGATGGCCTTAGGAATTCGGCTGATCATGCGCTAGCTACGCGTAAGCTCTCGCTAAATATCGGTTTTATCAAGCAAGTCATAACAGCTGTGAGAATAAGCATTCGAGACCCGTGGCTGCATCGGGTAAAATGGTATAAACGCATCGCTTTCAAGGATTAACAATGCAATTTCCGACCATAGAGGACTTTGTTGGCAACACGCCGCTCGTACGCTTGCAGCGCATGGCCAGCCATACTAATAGCCAAGTGTTAGTGAAGCTGGAGGGCAATAACCCAGCAGGCTCGGTGAAAGACAGGCCCGCATTGAACATGATCAGCCAAGCTGAAGCCCGCGGGGATATTAAACCGGGTGACACGCTGATTGAGTCCACCAGTGGTAACACCGGCATTGCGCTGGCCATGGCGGCGGCCATTAAAGGCTATCGCATGATTTTAATCATGCCTGATAACGCCACCGAAGAGCGCAAGGCGGCTATGTTGGCCTACGGTGCCGAGCTGATTTTGGTGAGTAAGCAAGAAGGCATGGAAGGTGCGCGCGACTTGGCCGATAAGATGGCCGCCGACGGCAAAGGCGTGATCTTAGATCAGTTTAATAATCCGGATAACCCGCAGGCGCACTTTTTAACAACGGGTCCAGAAATCTGGCAGCAAACGGCGGGCACGCTGACGCATTTTGTGTCCAGCATGGGCACTACCGGTACTATTATGGGTGTGTCTCAGTACTTGAAGCAGCAAAATTCAGACGTACAAATCGTCGGCTTGCAGCCTTGCGAAGGCAGCAGTATTCCGGGTATCCGCCGTTGGCCCGAGGCGTATTTGCCGGGCATCTTTGAGCAAAGCCGTGTCGATCAAGTATTGGATATTAGTGAAGATAAGGCGGTGGCCACTATGCTGCGCTTAGCGCGCGAAGAAGGTATCTTTTGCGGCGTTAGCTCCGGCGGTGCAGTTGCCGGCGCGCTAAAACTGGCCGAACAGATTGATAACGCCATTATTGTGGCCATCATCTGCGACCGCGGCGACCGCTATTTATCATCAGGCGTGTTTGGTTAGCGTGAGCGAAGGGTAAAAGCTAAACGGAATTCCGCTCCTTACTAAAATACGTGATGCCCTTGTAGCCGCCCGTCTCTTTGGTAAAGAGGACTTCGGCGGTGCTGCGTTAGCAGCATTTAAAGTACTAACTCTGAATCCGAGATCCTGATGTGCATCAGGAAGACGGCTTAAGAGCAACGGATAGTTTTAAACGATAAACCCAAAAAGAGGCATCATTCGATGCCTCTTTTGTATTCAGATCTGATCTCTATTTTTTCGTGGGTTCCATGTTCTTCCGTGGCAAAAAGGTTAGCTTTTTAAAGAGTTTCGCCTTCGGCGAAATGCGAGAGCAAGCGTTCGCCTACAAAACCCAAACACCTCACGTTACATTAAGCCGCCTCTTAAGCAGTGAGTGCTAAACTGCTATCGGTCACTTGCTGCTCGCCCGCATAGAGGCGGCCGCCTTGGCTGCCTAGATATAAGGTTTGGCCGCGCTTTACGCCAATCAGGTGCTGATGAGGTAATTGCGCTTCCATCAATTGACCTGGCCAATCTTTAGGCTCTAATTCGAGTTGTACTAAACTGCCACGTGCATTGACGTCGGTCACCAATACCGGCAGCGGATGTTGGGCGTTAACCTCAGTGCTCAGGCTAATTTCATGGGGGCGTAAATACCAGCTGGCTGCGCCTTGTTTATGGCTGGCCACCGGTAATTGCAGCGGATAATGGCCCACCTTAAAGCGGCTGCCATTGAGCTCGCCATCTATCTTGTTCACTTCGCCTAAGAATTCCAGCACGAAGCGGCTGGCGGGTTCTTCCCAAATCGCATCGGGCGCGCCTATCTGTTCAACCTTGCCTTGGCTCATCACCACCACTTGATCCGATACATCCATGGCTTCTTCTTGATCGTGAGTTACAAACACGCTGGTGAAGTGCAGCTCGTCATGCAGTCGGCGCAACCAGCGGCGCAGCTCTTTACGTACTTGTGCGTCCAGTGCGCCAAAAGGTTCATCAAGCAGTAATACCCGTGGCTCTACCGCCAGTGAACGCGCCAAGGCTACGCGCTGACGTTGGCCGCCAGACAATTGAGCGGGAAAGCGCTGGGCAACCTGCGACAGCTGGATCATTTCTAACAGCTGATCCACTTTCAGTTTGATATCTTTTTTACTGGGCCGCTGCGCCTTGGGCAAGATGCTTAAGCCAAAAGCGATATTGTCGAACACCGTCATATGGCGAAACAGCGCGTAGTTTTGAAAAACAAAACCCACTTGACGGTCGCGGGCATGCAAGTCGGTCACGTCATTGCCGTTAAAGCTAATGCGCCCGCTGTTGGCGTGCTCCAAGCCGGCAATAATACGCAGCAGCGTAGTCTTGCCGGAGCCGGAAGGGCCTAATAAGCCCACTAACTGGCCGCTGGGCAAATCCAGATTAATATCGTGCAGCACCTGAGTTTTGCCAAAGGATTTATTAATACCCTCAATATGAATGCTCATGCGGTGCTACTCCTGTGCTGCGGCGCTGTGTAAGCGCCACTCAAGATAAGATTTAATTAATAAGGTGAAGATGGCCATCAAAGTTAGCAGCGCGGCGGCGGTAAAAGCGCCGACCGCGTTGTAGTCTTGATGCAATAACTCTACGTGCAACGATAGAGTATTGGTTTCACCGCGAATACCGCCCGCCACGACTGACACGGCGCCAAACTCACCCACGGCGCGGGCGTTGGTTAAAATCACCCCGTAAATCAGCGCCCAGCGAATATTTGGCAAGGTGATTTTTCGAAACAACTGCCAGCCACTGGCGCCGAGTAAGACGGCCGCTTCTTCCGAATCCGTGCCTTGGCTGCTCATTAAGGGCACCAGTTCGCGCACCATAAACGGGCAGGTTACAAATACCGTCACCATTACGATGCCGGGCCAGGCAAACATCAGCTGCATATCGTAACCGTCGAACCAACCGCCCACTGGGCCGTTTACGCCGTACATCAACAGATACAATAACCCCGCCACTACTGGTGATACGGCAAAGGGCACGTCCATTAAGGTGAGCAGTAATTGGCGGCCGCGAAAGTTAAAGCGCGTCACCAACCAAGCTAGTAGGGTGCCAAATACTAAGTTAATGGGCACCGTTAAGGCGGCGACCATCAGCGTTAAGCCAATGGCATGCAGCATGTCTGGTTCATTTAAGTTTTCAATTACGCCACCCACACCGGCGGCAAAAGCACCGGCGATAATGGCCAGCAGCGGCACCACCAATAATAGTATGGTGAGCACGGTGCCGGTACCAATCAAGAACCAACGGCCCCAAGGGCGGGTTGTGGCTAAAGTTAAGGATTGTTCCATTAGCTATTACCTCGTACGCGGCGCATAAAGCGACTTTGAATGCCGTTAATCAAGAACAGCAGTACGAACGAGGCCAGCAAGATCACGCTGGCGATGGCACTGGCGCCCGCCAAATCAAATTCTTGGATCTTGATGAAAATCATCAAAGCAGTAATTTCGGTTTGCCAAGCCATGTTGCCGGCAATAAAGATAACGGCACCAAACTCACCCAAACTGCGGGTAAAAGACAGCGCGGTACCGGTAATTAACGCAGGCTTCAACTCGGGCAACACCACTCGGCTAAATGCCTGCCAAGGAGTCGCGCCTAAGGTGGCCGCGGCTTCTTCGTACTCTGGGCCTAAGTCTTCTAACACCGGCTGTACCGTGCGCACTACAAAGGGCACGCTGGTAAAAACCATGGCAATCACTATGCCCATCCAGGTGTAAGACACCTTAATGCCGAAATCCGCCAACCATTCGCCATACCAACCGTTAGTAGCAAACAAAGAGGCCAAGGTGAGGCCGGCCACCGCGGTAGGCAGGGCGAAGGGCAGGTCCATTAGGCCGTCCAGCAAGGCACGGCCAGGAAAACGATAACGCGTTAAAATCCAGGCCATTAATAGGCCAAACACCATGTTAAACAAGCTGGCAGCAGCAGCGGCGCTGGCGGTGACCTTATAGGTAGCCACAACTCGGGGATCACTAATCACTTGCCAGTATTGTGCCCAGCCCATTTGGCTGGTGTTCATCACCAAGCCGGTAAGCGGTAACAAGATAATCAAACTGACAAACAGCATGCTCGTGCCCAGGCTTAAGGTGAAGCCGGGTAACACTCGCTTAGATGAGCCCAACAGCGCCGCCATGGCTTAGCGTCCCTTTGCCTGTAGCTGGTCTAAGGTGCCGCCGCTAGCAAAGTGATCTTTCATGGCTTGTTCCCAGCTGCCAAATACGTCTTCTACTTTAAACAGCTCGGTTTCTGGGAATTTGTCAGCCACTTCAGCGGCCACTTCTTTGTCGTTTACGCGATAGTAGTGCTTCGCCAAGATGCGCTGGGCATCCGAGCTATATAAGAACTCTAAATAGGCCTTGGCTTCTTTCTCGGTCTTGTTACGCTTTACGTTACGGTCAATCCAAGTGACGGGGAATTCAGCTAACACGTCTACGGATGGGACTATTACTTGATAACCGTCAGCGGCGTACAAGTCGCGAATGTTGTTCACTTCCGATTCAAAAGTGATCAGTACATCACCAATACCGCGGTCGATAAAGGTAGTGGTGGCGCCACGGCCACCAGTATCAAATACCGCAACTTGGTTAATCAACTTGCCCATGTGCTCACGAATTTTATCTTGGTCGCCATCAAACTGTTTATCGGCGGCGCCCCACGCGGCTAAGTAAGTGTAACGGCCGTTGCCTGAGGTTTTAGGATTTGGAAACACCAATTTAACGTCTTCGCGCGTTAAGTCGCTCCAGTCTTTGATATTTTTGGGGTTATCTTTGCGCACCAAAAACGCCATGGTCGATACATAAGGTGAACTGTCGTTCGGCAGACGGGCTCTCCAATCTTCTGGGATCAGTTTGCCTTTTTCATACAACACATCCACGTCAGTTACCTGGTTGTAGGTGACTACGTCGGCGCGCAAGCCTTGTAAAATTGCCTGTGCTTGGCTGGAAGAACCGGCATGAGTTTGCTTGATGGTCAGCTTCTCCCCGGTTTCTTTTTCCCAGTGCGCAACGAAAGCTGGGTTAATTTCGGCGAATAATTCGCGAGCAATGTCATAGCTACTGTTCAGTAGCTCTTTAGCCTGCACAGGAACAGCTGCGCTTAAACCTGCCGTTAGTAGCAGGGTCGCAATCAGTGATTTACGCATGATGCACTCCAGAAACATGAAAGATTGATATGCAACCATACTAATAGATCCATAAGTGATTGATAAGCTGTTTCATATTCATTTTGGTTATATATAAGCAGGGGCGAGTATAATGGACAAGGAGCGCAGCGCCGAGCGCCCGGCGCCAAGCACCCAGCTAAAAGACAAACACTAAAGAATTTTTTGCCACGGAAAAATAGAGATCAGATCTGAAAGAGATTTAATGGGTAGGGCCAAAGAGGGGCTTTGTAGGGTCGAATTTTATTCGACCGGTTTTAGGTGGATTTATCTTTAACGGATAACGTACGACGTAAAGCGTACAGCTGTTCTTATCTCGTCCGCTTCACTCTTTACGCCTCACCCCTCAC is a window of Oceanisphaera sp. IT1-181 DNA encoding:
- a CDS encoding LysE family translocator translates to MDPWLLFIPACLALNLTPGPDIFFVLSQAFSERRYAGLWAALGLGLSYLGHTLLAVVGLSALIMQSAIIFSVIKYLGAAYLLYLGWMSLRTASAFHLPQAQSSGNRRQIFYRGLMVGLLNPKVILFFLAFLPQFIRPESGSVPMQLLALGVVFTLTATLCNGAYGLLGQQLKRGLQGQKRASVMMNRLSGIIMMALGIRLIMR
- the cysM gene encoding cysteine synthase CysM, with the protein product MQFPTIEDFVGNTPLVRLQRMASHTNSQVLVKLEGNNPAGSVKDRPALNMISQAEARGDIKPGDTLIESTSGNTGIALAMAAAIKGYRMILIMPDNATEERKAAMLAYGAELILVSKQEGMEGARDLADKMAADGKGVILDQFNNPDNPQAHFLTTGPEIWQQTAGTLTHFVSSMGTTGTIMGVSQYLKQQNSDVQIVGLQPCEGSSIPGIRRWPEAYLPGIFEQSRVDQVLDISEDKAVATMLRLAREEGIFCGVSSGGAVAGALKLAEQIDNAIIVAIICDRGDRYLSSGVFG
- the cysA gene encoding sulfate/thiosulfate ABC transporter ATP-binding protein CysA, yielding MSIHIEGINKSFGKTQVLHDINLDLPSGQLVGLLGPSGSGKTTLLRIIAGLEHANSGRISFNGNDVTDLHARDRQVGFVFQNYALFRHMTVFDNIAFGLSILPKAQRPSKKDIKLKVDQLLEMIQLSQVAQRFPAQLSGGQRQRVALARSLAVEPRVLLLDEPFGALDAQVRKELRRWLRRLHDELHFTSVFVTHDQEEAMDVSDQVVVMSQGKVEQIGAPDAIWEEPASRFVLEFLGEVNKIDGELNGSRFKVGHYPLQLPVASHKQGAASWYLRPHEISLSTEVNAQHPLPVLVTDVNARGSLVQLELEPKDWPGQLMEAQLPHQHLIGVKRGQTLYLGSQGGRLYAGEQQVTDSSLALTA
- the cysW gene encoding sulfate/thiosulfate ABC transporter permease CysW; this encodes MEQSLTLATTRPWGRWFLIGTGTVLTILLLVVPLLAIIAGAFAAGVGGVIENLNEPDMLHAIGLTLMVAALTVPINLVFGTLLAWLVTRFNFRGRQLLLTLMDVPFAVSPVVAGLLYLLMYGVNGPVGGWFDGYDMQLMFAWPGIVMVTVFVTCPFMVRELVPLMSSQGTDSEEAAVLLGASGWQLFRKITLPNIRWALIYGVILTNARAVGEFGAVSVVAGGIRGETNTLSLHVELLHQDYNAVGAFTAAALLTLMAIFTLLIKSYLEWRLHSAAAQE
- the cysT gene encoding sulfate/thiosulfate ABC transporter permease CysT, which gives rise to MAALLGSSKRVLPGFTLSLGTSMLFVSLIILLPLTGLVMNTSQMGWAQYWQVISDPRVVATYKVTASAAAAASLFNMVFGLLMAWILTRYRFPGRALLDGLMDLPFALPTAVAGLTLASLFATNGWYGEWLADFGIKVSYTWMGIVIAMVFTSVPFVVRTVQPVLEDLGPEYEEAAATLGATPWQAFSRVVLPELKPALITGTALSFTRSLGEFGAVIFIAGNMAWQTEITALMIFIKIQEFDLAGASAIASVILLASFVLLFLINGIQSRFMRRVRGNS
- the cysP gene encoding thiosulfate ABC transporter substrate-binding protein CysP gives rise to the protein MRKSLIATLLLTAGLSAAVPVQAKELLNSSYDIARELFAEINPAFVAHWEKETGEKLTIKQTHAGSSSQAQAILQGLRADVVTYNQVTDVDVLYEKGKLIPEDWRARLPNDSSPYVSTMAFLVRKDNPKNIKDWSDLTREDVKLVFPNPKTSGNGRYTYLAAWGAADKQFDGDQDKIREHMGKLINQVAVFDTGGRGATTTFIDRGIGDVLITFESEVNNIRDLYAADGYQVIVPSVDVLAEFPVTWIDRNVKRNKTEKEAKAYLEFLYSSDAQRILAKHYYRVNDKEVAAEVADKFPETELFKVEDVFGSWEQAMKDHFASGGTLDQLQAKGR